Proteins from a genomic interval of Rhizobium sp. SL42:
- a CDS encoding glycosyltransferase family 4 protein, which yields MRRSLTFAYPGALDLNTGGYAYDRRVIEKLRASGWEVELLGLGDGFPFPSAQTLAIAERQLSALMDDQLLLIDGLAYGVLDGWARQHAQRLNIVALVHHPLALETGLNERRQQTLRASETAALSAARHVIVTSHATARELVNRYGVAEADITVALPGTDRAPPAKGDGEPPRIVSIGTLSPRKGHDVLIAALKANEDLAWQARIVGNRHLDPNTAKTLEEQIETLGLSDRITLVGECDDSRLELAKADIFALASRYEGYGMVFAEALSQGLPIVACHAGAVPDVVPDDAGILVAVDDVAAFATALRRLLLSPQERLERARAAAKAGALLPSWEDTAAHIGQALDKIL from the coding sequence TTGAGGCGCAGCCTGACATTCGCCTATCCGGGAGCACTCGATCTCAACACCGGCGGTTATGCCTATGACCGACGCGTGATCGAAAAACTTCGTGCAAGCGGCTGGGAAGTTGAGCTGCTTGGCCTCGGAGATGGCTTTCCGTTTCCCTCGGCTCAAACGCTGGCCATCGCCGAACGGCAGCTTTCCGCGCTCATGGATGACCAACTGCTCCTGATCGATGGATTGGCCTATGGTGTTCTGGACGGGTGGGCACGACAGCATGCGCAGCGTCTGAACATCGTCGCGCTCGTGCACCATCCCCTTGCTCTCGAGACGGGCCTCAACGAAAGACGGCAACAGACCCTGCGCGCTTCGGAGACTGCGGCATTGTCGGCTGCTCGCCATGTCATCGTCACGTCCCACGCCACCGCGCGTGAACTCGTCAACCGATACGGCGTAGCAGAGGCCGATATCACGGTTGCTTTGCCTGGCACCGACCGGGCGCCGCCCGCCAAGGGGGATGGCGAACCACCCAGGATCGTGTCGATCGGGACGCTTTCGCCCCGCAAGGGACATGATGTGCTGATTGCCGCCCTGAAGGCAAACGAGGACCTTGCCTGGCAAGCCCGCATCGTCGGCAACCGTCATCTGGATCCGAACACGGCAAAAACACTCGAAGAGCAGATCGAGACACTCGGCTTGTCCGACCGGATCACCCTTGTCGGCGAATGTGACGACAGCCGGCTTGAGCTGGCGAAGGCTGATATCTTCGCGCTTGCCAGCCGCTATGAAGGCTATGGCATGGTGTTTGCCGAGGCGCTGTCGCAAGGCCTGCCGATCGTCGCCTGCCATGCCGGAGCCGTGCCCGACGTGGTGCCTGACGACGCGGGTATCCTGGTTGCCGTCGACGATGTCGCAGCTTTTGCAACCGCCCTTCGCAGGTTGCTGCTCAGCCCGCAAGAGCGGCTTGAGCGCGCCAGGGCGGCGGCCAAGGCCGGGGCTCTTCTGCCGAGTTGGGAGGACACGGCAGCTCACATCGGCCAAGCGCTGGACAAGATCCTATGA
- a CDS encoding class I SAM-dependent methyltransferase has protein sequence MSGFDKNWLALREPADRRARALDLIDRLCVHLVAAKPHRALLDIGCGTGSTFRTLSSYVPPDTTWHLLDYDPLLLAEAERRIGERPAVRFQQHDLNDLKSLPLDGVTVVTASALFDLCSADFCNRFIETISQRGNGLYAALNYDGVMHWTQPHPLDEQVVADFNRHQRIDKGFGPALGPDATQHLRLGLEWSGYIVRVAPSPWMLGPAEAGLQEELLRGMLNPLIEIGNLSSTQIRDWLGFRLACIAPAGSSCVVGHTDLIALRRR, from the coding sequence ATGAGCGGTTTCGACAAGAACTGGCTGGCACTGCGGGAGCCTGCGGATCGCAGGGCTCGGGCTTTAGATCTGATCGACCGCCTGTGTGTGCACCTGGTTGCAGCAAAACCGCATCGTGCATTGCTGGATATCGGCTGCGGCACGGGCTCGACATTTCGAACCCTGTCTTCGTACGTACCGCCGGATACCACGTGGCATTTGCTGGACTATGACCCGTTGCTGCTTGCCGAAGCAGAAAGACGGATCGGTGAGAGACCGGCCGTCCGCTTCCAGCAGCACGACCTGAATGACCTGAAGAGCCTGCCGCTCGATGGCGTCACGGTTGTCACCGCCTCCGCGCTATTCGACCTCTGTTCGGCGGACTTTTGCAATCGTTTCATTGAGACGATCAGCCAACGTGGCAACGGGCTCTATGCGGCGCTCAACTATGATGGCGTGATGCACTGGACGCAGCCTCATCCACTGGACGAGCAGGTGGTCGCCGATTTCAATCGCCACCAGCGCATCGACAAGGGTTTCGGTCCCGCCCTTGGGCCGGACGCGACACAGCACCTTCGTCTCGGTCTGGAATGGAGCGGCTACATCGTCCGCGTCGCTCCGAGCCCGTGGATGCTGGGTCCTGCGGAAGCAGGACTGCAAGAAGAACTCTTGCGCGGCATGCTCAATCCCTTGATCGAGATCGGCAATCTGTCATCGACCCAGATCCGTGATTGGCTCGGTTTCCGGCTGGCATGCATCGCGCCTGCGGGCAGTTCATGCGTGGTTGGGCACACGGATCTCATCGCGCTGCGCAGGCGCTGA
- a CDS encoding RibD family protein, with the protein MRMIEMNDGLWARLLALRGGSGFADGSDCEPALALYGPIATASEPFVLAQVGQSLDGRVATPTGDARDISGPDGIAHLHRCRALVDAVIVGVGTVKCDDPRLSVRAVKGPDPVRVIIDCRAELSGEESLFDDSGAPVVLLQAHDAAQKRYRADVIRIRRRANGLDPREILDVLGERGLGRILVEGGARTIARFIAGGLVDRLHVAIAPLIIGSGPTGICLPPIDQLSGATRPKATVYNLGSDILFDCRLRQDERVTSAPAQRDEIRVPNHA; encoded by the coding sequence ATGCGAATGATCGAAATGAATGACGGGCTGTGGGCAAGGCTTCTCGCCTTGCGCGGCGGGAGCGGCTTTGCGGACGGGTCGGATTGTGAACCGGCCCTGGCGCTGTACGGCCCGATTGCCACCGCAAGCGAGCCTTTCGTGCTGGCCCAGGTGGGGCAATCACTCGACGGCCGAGTGGCGACGCCGACCGGCGACGCCCGTGACATATCCGGTCCCGACGGCATTGCGCATCTGCATCGCTGCAGGGCGCTTGTGGATGCGGTGATCGTAGGTGTCGGCACCGTCAAATGCGATGATCCGCGACTGTCGGTGCGCGCCGTCAAGGGTCCCGATCCCGTGCGTGTCATTATCGACTGTCGCGCCGAACTCTCCGGTGAGGAGAGCCTGTTTGACGACAGCGGCGCTCCGGTCGTCCTGTTGCAGGCGCATGACGCAGCGCAAAAGCGCTACCGCGCCGACGTCATCCGCATCCGTCGCCGTGCGAATGGGCTCGATCCGCGAGAGATCCTCGATGTGCTGGGTGAACGTGGCCTCGGTCGTATTCTTGTCGAGGGAGGCGCCCGGACGATTGCGAGGTTTATTGCAGGCGGGCTTGTCGATCGGCTGCATGTCGCGATTGCCCCCTTGATCATCGGATCCGGGCCGACGGGCATCTGCCTGCCACCCATTGACCAGTTGTCAGGTGCAACGCGGCCGAAGGCCACCGTCTATAATCTCGGCAGCGACATCCTGTTCGATTGTCGGCTTAGGCAGGACGAGCGAGTGACGTCAGCGCCTGCGCAGCGCGATGAGATCCGTGTGCCCAACCACGCATGA
- a CDS encoding cytochrome b has protein sequence MTKLGEPLGDEGRYPSGLRLLHWIIAGLVLATWPLGLMIGFVKDAVKLDFYMVHESIGFLVLWLMLLRIGARLTGRMPVIDGPALERFVAGLVHGLLYVFLVVMPVSGFLATNAHGFPLNWFGLIPVWSPIGKTPDVAGTLSTIHQWSAWILLTLFALHFAAVVFHHVIRRDETLYRIL, from the coding sequence ATGACGAAGCTTGGAGAGCCGCTCGGGGACGAAGGCAGATATCCGTCCGGGCTGCGGTTGCTGCATTGGATCATTGCCGGACTGGTGCTGGCCACATGGCCACTGGGTCTGATGATCGGCTTCGTCAAGGACGCGGTGAAGCTCGACTTCTACATGGTCCATGAAAGCATCGGCTTTCTGGTTCTCTGGCTGATGCTGCTGCGCATAGGCGCGCGGCTGACCGGCAGGATGCCAGTGATCGACGGTCCGGCGCTTGAACGGTTCGTTGCCGGCCTCGTGCATGGCCTGCTCTATGTCTTCCTGGTCGTCATGCCGGTGAGCGGCTTCCTCGCCACCAATGCCCATGGTTTTCCGCTCAACTGGTTCGGATTGATCCCGGTCTGGAGCCCGATCGGCAAGACCCCGGATGTCGCCGGCACTTTGTCGACCATTCATCAATGGAGCGCCTGGATCCTTTTGACGCTGTTTGCGTTGCATTTTGCAGCGGTCGTCTTCCATCACGTCATCCGACGCGACGAAACCTTGTATCGCATCCTCTAG